The Amaranthus tricolor cultivar Red isolate AtriRed21 chromosome 6, ASM2621246v1, whole genome shotgun sequence genome has a segment encoding these proteins:
- the LOC130815671 gene encoding uncharacterized protein LOC130815671, protein MLARNLTVAFSEQLRAVINNNPAQKRVLEDMAEQIKNLQERIKSHNEIPKSHESQDRNSGMSHSSRRNKKRRERSRTHTSLNRSESQNGESKTASRDARTYLENKKQRAFESVQSLVDKRREERKKAQLTGSSHPTSPVIMPGNETGKSSLPEDLMPIISPLAPEILNTPNPGKIKIPNMAAFDGTSCPEEHLMAYKNLMLLYTTNPALWCKFFPTTLTGVALTWYTSLPGRSIHTFAQLKSKFPGHFVASRRQEKSNFHLLSITQLEGESISSYLRKFHEAVLEAHDPKKRRSEKKDPISSNHSSRNREEHALRRPEPPSDIGPPRSRHVYVAKGESRTRNLLDGGNDPMFNRNRKDIFFAIRDELPTPPPTTTLSD, encoded by the exons atgctagcacgcaACCTCACTGTCGCCTTCtccgaacaactccgcgccgtcataaataataacCCTGCTCAGAAACGAGTATTGGAAGACATGGCGGAGCAAATAAAGAATCTGCAGGAACGAATCAAATCCCATAACGAGATACCGAAATCCCATGAATCTCAGGATAGGAACTCGGGAATGTCACATTCCAGcagaagaaataagaaaagaagGGAGAGATCGAGGACACATACAAGCCTCAACAGAAGCGAATCCCAAAATGGGGAATCCAAAACCGCCTCTCGAGATGCCCGTACTTACTTGGAAAACAAGAAGCAGAGGGCGTTCGAAAGTGTTCAATCATTGGTGGAcaaaaggagggaagaaaggaagaaagcgCAACTCACGGGATCTAGCCATCCCACCAGCCCCGTCATAATGCCAGGGAATGAGACTGGCAAGAGTAGCCTCCCCGAAGATCTTATGCCAATAATCTCTCCGCTGGCTCCGGAGATACTAAATACTCCCAACCCCGGgaaaataaagatcccaaatatggcggccttcgatggaacGTCCTGCCCCGAGGAACACTTGATGGCATACAAAAACTTGATGTTGCTGTACACCACCAACCCTGCATTGTGGTGcaaattcttcccaactactctcaCAGGAGTAGCCTTGACGTGGTACACCTCTCTTCCAGGGAGAAGTATCCACACCTTTGCCCAATTAAAGAGCAAATTCCCGGGTCACTTTGTGGCAtccagaaggcaggagaaatcaaactttcATTTGCTTAGCATAACGCAACTGGAAGGGGAATCCATATCATCGTATCTGAGGAAATTCCACGAGGCAGTGTTGGAG gcacatgaccccAAAAAACGAAGGTCAGAAAAAAAGGATCCAATATCCTCCAATCATTCCTCAAGGAACAGAGAGGAACATGCGCTGCGTCGTCCAGAACCTCCCTCAGACATTGGACCTCCACGATCCAGACATGTATATGTCGCTAAAGGGGAGTCCAGGACGCGGAATTTGCTAGATGGAGGTAACGATCCGATGTTCAACCGGAACAGGAAGGACATATTCTTCGCCATCCGGGATgagttgccaactccacctcctactACCACCCTTTCCGATTGA
- the LOC130815672 gene encoding uncharacterized protein LOC130815672 has product MERLFTVIMEEISKYIWEAVPWCMLFVDNIVGRNLIVEPEVTISEEVIACTTKFRYLGSIIQSNGEIDEDVTHRIQMDELKWRAETRVLCDRKSPSRLKSKLYRGAIRPSLLYKTEYWSAEKTFKHKMEVTKCVS; this is encoded by the exons ATGGAGAG attaTTTACGGTCATTATGGAGGAGATTTCTAAATATATCTGGGAGGCTGTACCATGGTGCATGTTATTTGTTGACAATATCGT TGGGAGAAATTTGATAGTGGAGCCAGAGGTGACCATCAGTGAAGAAGTTATTGCATGTACGACCAAATTTAGgtatttgggatcgattattcagagtaatggggagattgatgaaGATGTTACTCATCGAATACAAATGGATgagctcaagtggcgagcagaaACTagagtgctatgtgataggaagtcTCCAAGTAGGTTAAAAAGTAAACTTTACCGAGGTGCAATTAGACCTTCTTTGTTGTATAAGACAGAATATTGGTCTGCAGAGAAGACTTTTAAACATAAAATGGAAGTTACGAAATGTGTATCCTAA